Proteins encoded within one genomic window of Thalassophryne amazonica chromosome 23, fThaAma1.1, whole genome shotgun sequence:
- the LOC117505137 gene encoding synaptopodin-2 isoform X1, whose translation MGTGEYVCVTLRGGAPWGFTLREGEGDACRSIQVHQVEDGGRAFLAGVRDGDEVVSVNGEPCADLTLSEASALIDTSKDRLQLLVKRCTSIVSRDFESDGMHFDERESLREPLKSTALHIQSPKHGSQSPSELYISESHDEASYEELESNSEFLKGSKLFDTKQLGVRSRLDPVFQQRDDGVQLSFSPGDMIELQVSLTEQTSENRGCTSLGSARGIEGDLSNREVSEAIPGVTDPQCEACPVREPLGQHGVVLSSPSMLGQVEVILQQQPAASGAGRGIEAVGGSVGSQGEGGGDSEGVPQAFTVTFGVPSEDTTPADEQESDSDGDQDKPNKHRPRHARLRRGESLSEKQVKEAKSKCKRIALLLTAAPPNPNNKGVLMFKKHRQRAKKYTLVSYGTGDDEPEYSDEEDKENDDDDKEEETHTVEFTFLASDDSEIDKHFLANTQSKKGVLTINWDKSLLEIEQQLNNQEEMECLPETKGKGALMFAQRRQRIDEISAEHEELRRQGIPVEGVSEVEKKMMEQSYVQAAPAGHTYMDVNVPQQNQQQYQQYQEQQYCEQQQHYQQQQQYHQQYQQQQYEQQHYQQQQMYQQQQQQQYNQEQQQIPHYSPNMNGHHQTNGMQSSFGDHSVKPFSVQNTLATPYPPAMSGISQEPVGQGEQIASRDERISTPAIKTGILQDTRKRNTGKPMFTFKEAPKVSPNPALLNLLNRKDKKPGFEPAPEEDYLSLGAEACNFLQNPNVKHKVPPPVAPKPMINPSSLPWSSQIEGTNQDMPQCAGNSISTPAVAPTTEATPVTELEPKPAPASEPSHSPEQQPPMSTTAEGQQAWDLREPKPQQQPTEVPVQDEGGQVSSTIQPETDPVTSWGAVQMKTQHELSTSWHPAQVQPLNPPPSPPQQPSWVAHQPSQAQTQPQSTTNTWSPQIQTSWSQGQEQAEAQTHAQVTWSQPQEQTQCQPQVQPSWTHSEQPHLQQTWGQHQEPMQQQPPPQRSQPLQGGSEPQPPWVRQSQQKSQLQPSWVQQGESESQAQPPWVQSQQAWPQTQTLGQSQPSYVSSGHPQEPLVSTWPPSQPQAQQNSWMQAGQSQPPVQPQAPLDSWASAPTQAQSQPTWSQNLQNQGQHLMNPWGQEQIQPQPPWAQSAPPQSTPPPNWQQSTPTTSPQPPVNMWNPTQVQSQTPMNTWVPQSQQTSTNISTAMVNIGATRPSPKPWHPLQDTPQRTPPPPPQRMHSFTIRQRNSSPINPMATVLNPSSPGSAFEMPAVRGKGAEMFAKRQSRMEKFVVDSETVQANKATRSTSPAASLPNEWKYTPNVRAPPSRAYNPIQSPSYPPAATKQPPSTIPTKVKKKGKDMPAPRPLNVVDVMKHQPYQLNSSLFIYGPAADAAKPPSPKPDCSPHSPAQNQSVGYEQMAPVQAHNPINTPYSQQPYGMPLQQMMHDSHYQQTPTNAYHPASPYQQAPGGPYQQAYTQQYQQPPPSTYQTQTPQSPNPPYPQAPQAPYQPANSHPYLAAPTAPYQPPISYAVPSFPGVARAESASGGTVGVPKPKFTAKKSAAQVWKPTGGNK comes from the exons ATGGGCACCGGGGAATACGTGTGCGTAACGCTGCGAGGCGGTGCGCCATGGGGATTCACCCTgcgagagggagagggagacgcCTGCAGATCCATCCAGGTTCATCAG GTAGAGGATGGTGGGCGTGCCTTCCTGGCTGGTGTGCGGGATGGCGATGAGGTGGTGTCAGTAAACGGGGAGCCGTGTGCCGACCTCACGCTTTCAGAGGCCTCAGCGTTGATCGACACATCGAAAGACCGCCTGCAGCTCCTCGTCAAAAG ATGCACCTCCATCGTTTCAAGAGACTTTGAATCAGATGGGATGCACTTTGATGAGAGGGAATCCTTGAGGGAACCTTTAAAGAGCACCGCCCTCCACATCCAGTCCCCAAAGCATGGGTCTCAAAGCCCAAGTGAGCTCTACATATCAGAGTCCCACGATGAGGCCTCTTATGAGGAACTGGAGAGCAACTCTGAGTTTCTCAAAGGGTCGAAGCTGTTTGACACAAAACAACTGGGTGTTCGAAGTCGTTTAGATCCTGTTTTTCAGCAAAGAGATGATGGAGTTCAGCTGAGCTTCTCTCCTGGGGACATGATAGAGCTCCAGGTGTCCCTAACTGAGCAAACCTCTGAGAACAGAGGCTGCACTTCTCTTGGGAGCGCTCGTGGGATTGAGGGAGATCTCTCAAACAGGGAAGTCTCGGAGGCTATCCCCGGCGTCACAGATCCGCAGTGCGAAGCGTGTCCTGTCAGGGAACCACTGGGCCAGCATGGAGTGGTCCTCAGCTCCCCATCAATGCTGGGGCAGGTGGAGGTCatcctgcagcagcagccagcagCATCGGGAGCAGGGAGGGGCATCGAGGCCGTGGGTGGAAGCGTTGGATCCCAAGGAGAAGGAGGAGGGGACAGCGAGGGAGTTCCTCAGGCTTTTACTGTCACATTTGGAGTTCCCTCAGAggacacaacaccagcagatgagcaGGAATCCGATTCGGATGGGGACCAAGACAAACCCAACAAGCATCGGCCAAGACACGCCA GGCTCAGGCGTGGAGAGAGTCTGTCAGAGAAGCAGGTGAAGGAGGCCAAGTCCAAATGTAAACGTATTGCACTCCTCCTCACGGCTGCTCCGCCTAACCCCAACAACAAGGGGGTGTTGATGTTCAAGAAACATCGCCAGAGGGCCAAGAAATACACACTTGTGAGCTACGGCACTGGAGACGACGAACCAGAATACAGCGACGAAGAAGACAAGGAGAACGACGACGACGATAAAGAAGAAGAAACCCACACTGTTGAATTTACCTTTCTGGCTTCTGACGATTCAGAAATAGACAAGCATTTTCTCGCTAATACTCAAAGCAAGAAAGGTGTGCTAACCATAAACTGGGACAAGAGTCTACTTGAAATTGAACAGCAGTTGAACAACCAAGAAGAAATGGAATGTTTGCCTGAAACCAAGGGCAAGGGCGCCCTCATGTTTGCCCAGCGACGTCAGAGGATAGATGAGATTTCTGCCGAACATGAGGAACTTCGGCGCCAGGGAATACCTGTTGAGGGTGTATCTGAGGTTGAAAAGAAGATGATGGAGCAATCGTATGTGCAGGCCGCACCAGCTGGCCACACCTACATGGATGTGAATGTACCTCAACAGAACCAACAACAGTACCAGCAATACCAAGAGCAACAATACTGTGAGCAACAGCAGCATTACCAACAGCAGCAACAATACCATCAGCAGTATCAGCAGCAGCAATACGAACAACAGCATTATCAACAACAGCAAATgtaccagcagcagcagcaacaacagtaTAATCAAGAGCAACAACAAATTCCGCATTACTCTCCAAATATGAATGGGCACCATCAAACCAATGGCATGCAGAGCTCTTTCGGTGATCATTCTGTCAAGCCATTCTCAGTTCAAAATACACTAGCTACCCCTTATCCTCCTGCAATGAGTGGAATTAGCCAAGAGCCTGTGGGCCAAGGGGAACAAATAGCATCTCGTGATGAACGCATTTCTACACCTGCAATAAAAACAGGCATTCTACAGGATACAAGAAAAAGGAATACTGGCAAGCCCATGTTTACATTCAAGGAAGCACCAAAAGTATCACCTAATCCAGCACTGCTGAACCTTCTCAACAGAAAAGACAAGAAGCCAGGTTTTGAGCCTGCACCTGAGGAAGACTACCTCAGTTTGGGGGCCGAGGCTTGCAATTTCCTGCAGAATCCAAATGTTAAACACAAGGTTCCTCCACCAGTGGCTCCAAAGCCAATGATCAACCCGAGCTCTCTTCCTTGGTCCTCACAGATAGAAGGGACCAACCAAGACATGCCTCAGTGTGCTGGAAATAGTATATCCACACCTGCTGTTGCCCCCACTACTGAGGCTACCCCTGTCACAGAACTAGAGCCGAAGCCTGCACCTGCCTCTGAGCCCTCTCATTCTCCTGAACAACAACCTCCCATGAGCACCACTGCAGAGGGACAGCAAGCTTGGGATCTCCGAGAGCCCAAACCTCAACAACAGCCCACAGAAGTGCCTGTTCAAGATGAAGGTGGTCAAGTGAGTTCTACCATCCAGCCTGAGACTGATCCTGTGACTTCATGGGGTGCAGTTCAAATGAAAACACAACATGAACTATCTACCAGTTGGCACCCAGCTCAAGTGCAGCCTCTTAATCCACCTCCAAGTCCCCCACAACAGCCTTCATGGGTGGCACATCAACCTTCTCAAGCCCAAACACAGCCTCAGTCAACTACGAATACTTGGTCCCCTCAAATTCAAACATCCTGGAGTCAGGGTCAAGAGCAGGCAGAAGCCCAAACACATGCTCAGGTAACCTGGTCCCAACCACAGGAACAAACCCAATGTCAACCTCAAGTTCAGCCATCCTGGACACACTCTGAGCAGCCACATCTGCAGCAGACATGGGGTCAACATCAAGAACCAATGCAACAGCAGCCACCACCCCAAAGGTCACAACCCTTACAAGGAGGCTCTGAGCCACAACCACCATGGGTGCGGCAGTCACAGCAAAAATCTCAACTACAGCCCTCTTGGGTTCAACAGGGTGAGTCTGAATCCCAGGCACAGCCACCATGGGTCCAGTCACAACAAGCATGGCCACAAACTCAAACACTGGGGCAGTCTCAGCCATCATACGTCTCATCAGGTCACCCTCAGGAGCCTTTAGTTAGTACATGGCCTCCATCACAACCTCAAGCTCAACAGAATTCTTGGATGCAAGCAGGTCAATCACAACCACCAGTGCAGCCTCAAGCTCCCTTGGACTCTTGGGCATCAGCACCTACCCAAGCACAGTCCCAACCAACATGGTCCCAGAACCTCCAAAATCAAGGGCAGCACCTGATGAATCCCTGGGGTCAAGAGCAAATCCAACCTCAGCCTCCTTGGGCTCAGTCAGCACCACCCCAGTCCACACCACCACCAAACTGGCAACAATCTACTCCCACAACTTCCCCACAGCCACCAGTAAATATGTGGAATCCCACTCAAGTACAGTCTCAGACACCTATGAATACCTGGGTTCCACAGTCACAGCAAACATCTACAAATATTTCAACGGCAATGGTGAACATTGGAGCCACTCGACCTTCTCCAAAACCTTGGCATCCCTTGCAAGATACTCCACAACGGACCCCTCCACCTCCACCACAGAGAATGCATTCTTTTACCATTCGCCAAAGAAATTCATCACCTATCAACCCAATGGCCACTGTCCTAAACCCATCTTCCCCTGGGTCTGCTTTTGAAATGCCAGCTGTCAGAGGGAAAGGAGCTGAAATGTTTGCCAAGCGACAGTCCAGAATGGAGAAGTTTGTTGTGGACTCTGAGACTGTGCAAGCAAATAAGGCAACCCGGTCAACTTCGCCCGCTGCTTCCTTACCAAATGAGTGGAAATATACTCCAAATGTACGTGCACCACCTTCACGAGCATACAATCCTATCCAGTCCCCTTCCTATCCCCCTGCTGCAACAAAACAGCCCCCTTCCACTATTCCTACGAAAGTTAAGAAAAAAGGCAAAGACATGCCTGCCCCTAGACCCCTTAATGTGGTAGATGTAATGAAGCATCAACCCTATCAGCTAAATTCATCACTTTTTATCTATGGCCCAGCAGCAGACGCTGCCAAGCCCCCTTCACCCAAGCCGGACTGTTCTCCCCACTCCCCTGCTCAGAACCAATCAGTAGGGTATGAGCAAATGGCTCCAGTCCAGGCACATAATCCAATTAATACTCCATACTCACAGCAGCCCTATGGCATGCCCCTTCAACAGATGATGCATGATAGCCACTACCAGCAAACCCCAACTAATGCATATCATCCCGCCAGTCCTTATCAACAAGCTCCTGGCGGGCCATACCAACAAGCATATACCCAACAATACCAGCAACCGCCACCATCGACTTATCAAACACAAACTCCTCAGTCTCCAAATCCACCCTACCCACAGGCACCTCaggccccctaccaaccagctaaTAGTCATCCATACCTGGCAGCTCCCACGGCTCCCTACCAGCCTCCCATTAGCTACGCTGTTCCCAGTTTTCCAGGGGTTGCAAGAGCTGAATCAGCATCTGGTGGCACTGTAGGTGTTCCAAAACCTAAATTTACAGCAAAAAAGAGTGCAGCTCAGGTGTGGAAGCCTACAGGAGGCaataaatag